Proteins from one Oncorhynchus tshawytscha isolate Ot180627B linkage group LG16, Otsh_v2.0, whole genome shotgun sequence genomic window:
- the LOC112216574 gene encoding DNA topoisomerase 2-binding protein 1-like isoform X1: protein MGQRVMTPLVEEPEPDLFTPAFPLANSPVPPEPQTEESEAEKKPPRFQLSSLIPQERIGYTALIDKLGGVVLDKQCFDPSCSHIIVGTPLRNEKYLAAMAVGKWILHRSYLEACRSVGHFIQEDEYDWGRSSILNVLPSFSSQQKRLALAAMRWRRNLQDRNDQEGSFSGWTVMLNIDQTRESGFRRLLQSGGAKVLPRSSPSLYKGTTHLFAEFSRLKPGDFQLDVPEAKCLKPEFIADYLIQEPIPPIEMYYLPEAARCLPAGTDASRATPSRKRKASGDSTMLKKTCLK, encoded by the exons ATGGGTCAGAGGGTGATGACCCCGCTAGTGGAGGAGCCAGAGCCTGACCTCTTCACCCCTGCCTTCCCTCTCGCCAACTCTCCCGTGCCCCCAGAGCCACAG ACTGAGGAGAGTGAGGCGGAGAAGAAGCCTCCTCGATTCCAGCTCTCCTCCCTTATCCCCCAGGAGAGGATAGGCTACACCGCCCTCATAGACAAGCTGG GTGGTGTGGTGCTGGACAAGCAGTGCTTTGACCCCAGCTGCTCCCACATCATTGTGGGGACCCCTCTGAGGAATGAGAAGTACCTGGCAGCCATGGCCGTGGGGAAGTGGATCCTGCACCGCTCCTACCTGGAGGCATGTCGCTCCGTGGGACACTTCATCCAG GAGGATGAGTATGATTGGGGCAGAAGCTCCATCCTGAATGTGCTACCATCCTTCAGCTCCCAGCAGAAGAGGCTGGCGTTGGCCGCCATGCGCTGGAGGAGGAACCTGCAGGACCGCAATGACCAGGAGGGATCATTCAGCGGTTGGACCGTCATGCTGAACATCGACCAGACCAGAGAGTCAGGGTTTAGACGACTCCTGCAGTCTGGTGGAGCAAAG GTTCTCCCCAggtcctctccatctctgtacaAGGGAACCACCCACCTGTTTGCAGAGTTCAGTCGGTTGAAGCCAGGAGACTTCCAGTTGGACGTGCCAGAGGCCAAATGCCTAAAGCCAGAGTTCATTGCAGACTACCTCATCCAG GAGCCTATTCCACCAATAGAGATGTACTATCTGCCTGAAGCTGCCCGATGTCTGCCAGCGGGCACAGATGCCAGCCGCGCCACACCCTCCCGCAAGCGCAAAGCATCAGGAGATTCCACAATGTTGAAGAAGACCTGCCTCAAGTAA
- the LOC112216574 gene encoding DNA topoisomerase 2-binding protein 1-like isoform X2 yields MGQRVMTPLVEEPEPDLFTPAFPLANSPVPPEPQTEESEAEKKPPRFQLSSLIPQERIGYTALIDKLGGVVLDKQCFDPSCSHIIVGTPLRNEKYLAAMAVGKWILHRSYLEACRSVGHFIQEDEYDWGRSSILNVLPSFSSQQKRLALAAMRWRRNLQDRNDQEGSFSGWTVMLNIDQTRESGFRRLLQSGGAKVLPRSSPSLYKGTTHLFAEFSRLKPGDFQLDVPEAKCLKPEFIADYLIQRCTICLKLPDVCQRAQMPAAPHPPASAKHQEIPQC; encoded by the exons ATGGGTCAGAGGGTGATGACCCCGCTAGTGGAGGAGCCAGAGCCTGACCTCTTCACCCCTGCCTTCCCTCTCGCCAACTCTCCCGTGCCCCCAGAGCCACAG ACTGAGGAGAGTGAGGCGGAGAAGAAGCCTCCTCGATTCCAGCTCTCCTCCCTTATCCCCCAGGAGAGGATAGGCTACACCGCCCTCATAGACAAGCTGG GTGGTGTGGTGCTGGACAAGCAGTGCTTTGACCCCAGCTGCTCCCACATCATTGTGGGGACCCCTCTGAGGAATGAGAAGTACCTGGCAGCCATGGCCGTGGGGAAGTGGATCCTGCACCGCTCCTACCTGGAGGCATGTCGCTCCGTGGGACACTTCATCCAG GAGGATGAGTATGATTGGGGCAGAAGCTCCATCCTGAATGTGCTACCATCCTTCAGCTCCCAGCAGAAGAGGCTGGCGTTGGCCGCCATGCGCTGGAGGAGGAACCTGCAGGACCGCAATGACCAGGAGGGATCATTCAGCGGTTGGACCGTCATGCTGAACATCGACCAGACCAGAGAGTCAGGGTTTAGACGACTCCTGCAGTCTGGTGGAGCAAAG GTTCTCCCCAggtcctctccatctctgtacaAGGGAACCACCCACCTGTTTGCAGAGTTCAGTCGGTTGAAGCCAGGAGACTTCCAGTTGGACGTGCCAGAGGCCAAATGCCTAAAGCCAGAGTTCATTGCAGACTACCTCATCCAG AGATGTACTATCTGCCTGAAGCTGCCCGATGTCTGCCAGCGGGCACAGATGCCAGCCGCGCCACACCCTCCCGCAAGCGCAAAGCATCAGGAGATTCCACAATGTTGA